One genomic region from Papaver somniferum cultivar HN1 unplaced genomic scaffold, ASM357369v1 unplaced-scaffold_24, whole genome shotgun sequence encodes:
- the LOC113341084 gene encoding EIN3-binding F-box protein 1-like: MPTLVNYSGEDEFFTGTPFVYYPPSKRSRISAPFVFSGEEFVQKKQHQQPSIDILPDECLFEIFRRLPAGGEEKSSCASVTKRWLNLLSTIRGEESIEVVSEDVESNDGYLTRCLEGKKATDNRLAAIAVGNGNRGGLGKLMIRGSNAVRGVTDAGMSSIARGCPSLRVLSVWNVSTIGDEGVTEIAKGCRMLETLDLCECPSVSDKALIAIAENCHNLNSLSLESCSRIGNDGLQAIARCCPKLQSITIKDCPMVGDQGISSLISSSQALMKLKLQNLNITDVSLAVVGHYGRNVTDLVLTGLQSVSERGFWVMGNAQGLQKLNMFAITSCRGVTDLALEAVAKGCPNLKNLFLCKCSFVSDNGLVAFTKNSASIESLQLEECNRISQYGVLAAISNCGLKLKALSLVKCMGIKDIVSELDFVTPCKSLRSLTIRNCPGFGSISLAVVGRLCPQLQHIDLSGLSGVTDAGFLSVVENCEAGLVKVNLSGCINITDASVTSLARLHGETLQLLNLGECSKVTDESLASIAVNCSMLKELDVSRCAVTDFAIASLSCSKKLELEILSLFGCSQVSDKSLPYLADMGQTLVGLNLRYCNSISSSAIELLVERLWRCDILS; this comes from the exons atgcctACTCTCGTCAATTACAGTG gaGAAGATGAATTCTTCACAGGAACACCATTTGTATACTACCCACCAAGTAAGAGGTCAAGAATCAGTGCTCCATTTGTATTCAGTGGAGAAGAGTTTGTTCAGAAGAAACAACACCAACAGCCATCTATTGATATTCTACCTGACGAGTGTTTATTTGAGATCTTCAGAAGGTTACCTGCTGGAGGTGAAGAGAAAAGCTCATGTGCTTCAGTTACTAAGAGATGGCTTAACCTTTTGAGTACTATTCGCGGAGAGGAATCAATTGAAGTGGTTTCTGAAGATGTTGAGAGTAATGATGGATATCTTACTAGGTGTTTGGAAGGGAAGAAAGCTACAGACAACAGACTAGCTGCAATTGCTGTTGGAAATGGTAACCGTGGTGGTTTGGGTAAGCTTATGATCCGTGGGAGCAACGCAGTTCGCGGTGTTACTGATGCTGGTATGTCATCAATTGCTCGTGGATGCCCTTCTTTGAGAGTGCTTTCAGTATGGAATGTTTCTACTATTGGGGATGAAGGTGTAACTGAGATTGCTAAAGGTTGCCGTATGTTGGAAACACTCGACCTTTGCGAGTGTCCTTCGGTTTCTGATAAGGCTTTGATTGCTATTGCTGAGAACTGCCATAACTTGAATTCATTGAGTTTGGAATCATGTTCAAGAATTGGGAATGATGGTCTACAGGCAATTGCAAGATGCTGCCCAAAACTACAATCCATTACAATCAAAGATTGCCCAATGGTTGGGGACCAAGGAATTTCAAGTTTGATATCTTCTTCCCAAGCTTTGATGAAGTTGAAGCTCCAGAATTTGAACATCACTGATGTCTCCCTCGCCGTTGTCGGTCATTATGGCAGAAATGTTACAGATCTTGTTCTTACTGGTCTACAAAGTGTTAGTGAAAGAGGCTTTTGGGTCATGGGTAATGCTCAAGGACTGCAGAAGTTGAATATGTTTGCAATTACCTCTTGCCGAGGGGTTACTGATCTTGCTCTTGAGGCGGTTGCAAAGGGTTGTCCCAATTTGAAGAATTTGTTTCTCTGCAAGTGTTCGTTTGTTTCAGACAATGGATTGGTAGCTTTCACCAAGAACTCTGCATCTATTGAAAGCCTCCAGCTAGAGGAGTGCAACAGGATTTCGCAATACGGGGTTCTTGCTGCCATCTCTAACTGCGGTTTGAAACTGAAGGCACTTTCCCTTGTTAAGTGTATGGGTATTAAGGATATAGTTTCAGAATTGGATTTCGTCACTCCCTGCAAATCTCTACGGTCTCTTACCATTCGCAACTGCCCCGGTTTCGGCAGTATTAGCTTGGCTGTGGTGGGAAGGCTATGCCCACAATTACAACACATCGATCTCAGTGGTCTTTCCGGAGTTACTGATGCTGGATTTCTCTCAGTGGTTGAGAACTGTGAGGCCGGTTTAGTGAAGGTTAATCTAAGTGGATGCATTAATATCACAGATGCTTCAGTTACTTCCTTGGCTAGGCTTCATGGAGAGACCCTCCAATTGCTAAACCTTGGGGAGTGCAGTAAGGTTACCGATGAAAGTTTAGCCTCAATTGCAGTAAACTGCAGCATGCTTAAAGAACTTGATGTTTCAAGGTGTGCCGTTACAGACTTCGCAATTGCTTCACTTTCTTGTTCAAAGAAGCTCGAATTGGAGATCCTGTCTTTGTTCGGTTGCTCACAAGTATCAGACAAGAGCTTGCCATATCTTGCTGACATGGGTCAAACCTTGGTTGGATTAAATCTACGATACTGCAATTCGATCAGCAGCAGTGCTATTGAGCTACTTGTGGAGCGTCTTTGGAGATGCGATATCCTTTCCTGA